From one Streptomyces sp. NBC_01478 genomic stretch:
- a CDS encoding YihY/virulence factor BrkB family protein produces the protein MGTVTKVPETRDMTGDDLSADEALASLRRYGRWPLLRDSFVRFRYADGFSHSRALALQTVLAVIPLAIAFVGLSTALHTENIGRLAELTIHRIAQGPSADVVDDALDRGRHSAGDGDQIALWFGLLFSLVNVTTAMCQIERGANRIYGNERDRPFHLKYLRGLVMSLSAGIPLGLGFVVMVAGGDLAAAAATVYHLDGDARTACEILRWPFGLLLALFSASAIFRRSPRRRQPGYTWLAFGAAVYLVLWTALTWLLSLYLEISGSFDAVYGPLSAFMSLLLWAYLTSIALFLGLSFAAQLEAARGLRPGPITADPGV, from the coding sequence ATGGGCACCGTCACCAAGGTCCCCGAGACCCGCGACATGACCGGCGACGACCTCTCGGCCGACGAGGCCCTGGCGTCGCTGCGCCGCTACGGTCGCTGGCCGCTGCTCCGTGACTCGTTCGTCCGGTTCCGCTACGCCGACGGCTTCAGCCATTCCCGCGCGCTCGCCCTGCAGACGGTGCTGGCGGTGATCCCGCTGGCCATCGCCTTCGTCGGACTGTCCACCGCGCTGCACACGGAGAACATCGGCAGACTCGCCGAACTGACCATCCACCGCATCGCGCAGGGCCCCAGCGCCGACGTCGTCGACGACGCGCTGGACCGCGGCCGTCACAGCGCGGGCGACGGCGACCAGATCGCCCTCTGGTTCGGCCTGCTCTTCTCCCTGGTCAACGTCACCACCGCGATGTGCCAGATCGAACGCGGTGCCAACCGGATCTACGGAAACGAACGCGACCGCCCCTTCCACCTGAAGTATCTGCGCGGGCTGGTGATGTCGCTGAGCGCCGGGATCCCGCTCGGACTCGGCTTCGTCGTGATGGTGGCCGGCGGCGACCTGGCCGCCGCGGCGGCGACGGTGTACCACCTCGACGGTGACGCCAGGACCGCCTGCGAGATCCTGCGGTGGCCCTTCGGCCTGCTGCTCGCCCTCTTCTCGGCCAGCGCGATCTTCCGCCGTTCCCCCCGGCGCCGCCAGCCCGGTTACACCTGGCTGGCCTTCGGCGCCGCCGTCTACCTCGTGCTGTGGACGGCCCTGACCTGGCTGCTGAGCCTGTACCTGGAGATCAGCGGGTCCTTCGACGCGGTCTACGGCCCGCTCAGCGCCTTCATGTCCCTGTTGCTCTGGGCCTACCTGACCTCCATCGCCCTCTTCCTGGGGCTGTCCTTCGCGGCACAGTTGGAGGCCGCGCGGGGGCTGCGGCCCGGCCCGATCACAGCCGACCCGGGAGTCTGA
- a CDS encoding peptidoglycan-binding protein, whose translation MNLYDSSRRLSRRRLLTLAGGAAVATATGIGLAQSASASSASSAVTGYGIDYSDASLTAGSVAAAGYGFACRYLSWLPNPKVLTLSEAQALTAAGLGIVSNWESDGLQDWQSGVPADPYAQGAGHATEAQRQALANGMPSSRPIYFSVDFDLQPSMYSALNSYFDGIASVIGRSRTGAYGGYHVIEELFDNGKITWGWQTYAWSGGSWDSRAQLRQVQNGIAVAGHDADLDQAMAADFGQWGGTGGGGGGVILPSWPNITDGMTGPSVQAAQYLLRYYGASITADGQFGPATLAAAKSFQSAHGLGVDGQIGPQTWSALIVQVQVGSSGDAVRAAQVELNRFGYGLTVDGSFGSGTETAARAFQSAHGLGVDGQVGPQTWQMLVGTGNGASGGGTVAPPWPNVIYGDTGNNVLAAQYLLRYHGASISADGQFGPATLAAAKSFQSAQGLGVDGQIGPQTWSALIVQVQLGSSGDAVRAAQVELNKFGYGLAVDGSFGSGSDTAARAFQSAHGLGVDGQVGPQTWQMLVGS comes from the coding sequence ATGAACCTGTATGACTCCAGCCGTCGATTGTCTCGACGCAGGCTGCTCACCCTCGCCGGCGGCGCCGCGGTGGCCACAGCGACCGGCATCGGCTTAGCCCAGTCGGCGTCCGCGTCGTCCGCGTCGTCCGCGGTGACCGGCTACGGGATCGACTATTCCGACGCGTCGCTCACCGCCGGTTCGGTCGCCGCGGCGGGCTACGGCTTCGCGTGCCGTTACCTCAGTTGGCTGCCGAACCCGAAGGTCCTCACCCTGTCCGAGGCTCAGGCCCTGACCGCGGCGGGTCTGGGCATCGTCTCCAACTGGGAGTCCGACGGGCTGCAGGACTGGCAGAGCGGCGTCCCCGCCGATCCCTACGCCCAGGGGGCCGGGCATGCCACTGAGGCGCAGCGGCAAGCGCTGGCCAACGGGATGCCGTCGTCGCGGCCGATCTACTTCAGCGTCGACTTCGACCTTCAGCCCTCGATGTATTCCGCGCTCAACTCCTACTTCGACGGCATCGCCTCGGTGATCGGCCGGTCTCGGACCGGTGCGTACGGCGGCTACCACGTGATCGAGGAGCTCTTCGACAACGGGAAGATAACCTGGGGCTGGCAGACGTACGCGTGGTCCGGCGGGAGCTGGGACAGCCGCGCGCAGTTGCGGCAGGTCCAGAACGGCATCGCGGTCGCCGGGCATGACGCGGACCTCGACCAGGCGATGGCCGCCGACTTCGGGCAGTGGGGTGGCACGGGCGGCGGCGGTGGCGGTGTCATCCTGCCGTCCTGGCCGAACATCACCGACGGCATGACGGGGCCCAGCGTGCAGGCGGCGCAGTATCTTCTGCGCTACTACGGTGCCTCGATCACCGCCGACGGCCAGTTCGGGCCGGCCACTCTCGCTGCGGCCAAGAGCTTCCAGTCCGCGCACGGCCTCGGGGTGGACGGCCAGATTGGGCCGCAGACATGGTCGGCGCTGATCGTCCAGGTCCAGGTGGGCTCAAGCGGCGACGCGGTGCGGGCCGCCCAGGTGGAGCTGAACCGGTTCGGCTACGGCCTCACTGTCGACGGCAGCTTCGGCTCCGGCACCGAAACCGCCGCCCGGGCTTTCCAGTCCGCGCACGGCCTCGGCGTAGACGGCCAAGTGGGACCGCAGACCTGGCAGATGCTCGTGGGTACCGGGAACGGCGCCTCGGGCGGTGGCACCGTCGCGCCACCCTGGCCGAACGTCATCTACGGCGACACCGGCAACAATGTGCTCGCCGCGCAGTACCTGCTGCGCTATCACGGTGCCTCGATCAGCGCCGACGGTCAGTTCGGGCCGGCCACTCTCGCTGCGGCCAAGAGCTTCCAGTCCGCGCAAGGCTTGGGCGTGGACGGTCAGATTGGCCCGCAGACCTGGTCGGCGTTGATCGTCCAGGTTCAGTTGGGTTCCAGCGGTGATGCTGTCCGGGCCGCCCAGGTGGAACTGAACAAGTTCGGCTACGGCCTTGCTGTGGACGGCAGCTTCGGCTCCGGCTCCGACACTGCCGCCCGGGCTTTCCAGTCCGCGCACGGCTTGGGCGTGGACGGCCAGGTGGGACCGCAGACCTGGCAGATGCTCGTCGGCAGTTGA
- a CDS encoding ATP-binding protein, with the protein MPQVLGSRGQLARVLGKLLDNAQRHTTTAITVTLAHAGDDVVLTVVDTGGAHT; encoded by the coding sequence GTGCCCCAAGTCCTGGGCAGCCGCGGCCAATTGGCCCGCGTCCTCGGCAAGCTTCTGGACAACGCGCAGCGGCACACCACCACCGCGATCACCGTGACCCTGGCCCACGCGGGCGACGACGTCGTACTCACCGTCGTCGACACCGGCGGCGCCCACACCTGA
- a CDS encoding glycoside hydrolase family 16 protein yields the protein MTTSPPPAGAPAGSQRTVPLVLGSALLLLIGTLVGLIGTGGSASAAVPGAPAGWTTVFSDDFNGSSGSALNRADWLYDLGTGYPGGAANWGTGEIESATDSTNNVYQDGQGHLVIRALRDGSGHWTSGRIETQRTDFAAPPGGQLQMSASILQPNPASGLGYWPAFWAMGDAARPVGATNWPSIGEFDIMEDVNALSRHSTTFHCGVWAGECHDPDGITSDLQPCAGCQTGYHTYSAIIDRTNTAAEQLRFYLDGNPTFTVNENQVSVATWQAAVDHGFMAIFDLAIAGSYPDKVCGCSSAAQAGSITSGAAMSVDWFAVYQQGASGSTTGGTTTGGTTSGSTTGGSTGGSTPTPDYTAGVTRLSDSQAQITFRPTTPAAYVDVHYLVNNAGQQNFRMTNTGGTWTHNVTLTAGSTLTYWFTYEKNGPQYDSPHYTYTQ from the coding sequence ATGACAACCTCCCCACCACCTGCCGGTGCGCCCGCAGGCAGCCAGAGAACCGTCCCCCTCGTTCTGGGCAGCGCTCTGCTGCTGCTCATCGGCACGCTCGTAGGCCTGATCGGAACCGGTGGCAGCGCCTCGGCGGCTGTACCAGGCGCTCCCGCAGGCTGGACCACTGTCTTCTCCGACGACTTCAACGGATCGTCCGGCAGCGCGCTGAACCGGGCCGACTGGCTGTACGACCTGGGCACCGGATACCCAGGAGGTGCCGCCAACTGGGGAACGGGCGAGATCGAGTCGGCCACCGACTCGACGAACAACGTGTACCAGGACGGGCAGGGACACCTGGTCATCCGGGCGCTCCGGGACGGCTCCGGCCACTGGACCTCGGGACGCATCGAGACCCAGCGGACCGACTTCGCCGCCCCGCCCGGCGGTCAGCTCCAGATGAGCGCGTCCATCCTCCAGCCCAACCCGGCCAGTGGACTGGGCTATTGGCCCGCGTTCTGGGCGATGGGCGACGCCGCCCGCCCGGTCGGCGCGACGAACTGGCCCAGCATCGGCGAGTTCGACATCATGGAGGACGTCAACGCGCTGAGCCGGCACTCCACCACCTTCCACTGCGGGGTGTGGGCGGGCGAGTGCCACGACCCCGACGGCATCACCAGTGATCTTCAGCCGTGCGCGGGCTGCCAGACCGGCTACCACACGTACTCCGCGATCATCGACCGCACGAACACCGCCGCGGAGCAGCTCCGCTTCTACCTCGACGGCAATCCGACCTTCACCGTCAACGAGAACCAGGTTTCGGTCGCCACCTGGCAGGCCGCCGTCGACCACGGGTTCATGGCCATCTTCGACCTGGCGATCGCCGGTTCGTACCCCGACAAGGTCTGCGGCTGCAGCTCGGCCGCCCAGGCGGGCAGCATCACATCAGGTGCCGCCATGAGCGTCGACTGGTTCGCGGTCTACCAGCAAGGCGCCAGTGGCAGCACCACCGGTGGTACGACGACCGGTGGCACCACAAGTGGCAGTACGACCGGCGGGAGCACCGGCGGGAGCACGCCGACGCCCGACTACACCGCCGGCGTGACGCGCCTGAGCGACAGTCAGGCGCAGATCACGTTCCGTCCGACCACACCCGCGGCGTACGTCGACGTGCACTACCTCGTCAACAACGCCGGCCAGCAGAACTTCCGGATGACCAACACCGGCGGCACCTGGACGCACAACGTCACGCTCACCGCCGGATCCACCCTGACCTACTGGTTCACCTATGAGAAGAACGGCCCCCAGTACGACAGTCCGCACTACACCTACACCCAGTGA
- a CDS encoding endo alpha-1,4 polygalactosaminidase, whose protein sequence is MRKSRAGSRRVTVPLSVVLAATALAAVGCSGSATDADTSPRTPTAKVSTPPVHAGVDYQLGGAYTPPKGVSVVSRDHTASPAPGVYNICYVNAFQAQPDAEGDWDADLLLRDRSGKVVMDTDWGEAMLDIGTPAKRARIAEKVDDWIDSCADKGFDAVEPDNYDSYTRAPHGLLTAADAEAFQTLLARHAHARHLAIAQKNTLELAKDRKRVGLDFAVVEECGQYDECGSYVDAFGDHVIVVEYTEKGMKRACAGWGDRISIVRRDLDVTPAGHDGYVRETCDRY, encoded by the coding sequence ATGCGCAAGTCCCGGGCCGGCTCCCGCCGCGTCACCGTGCCCCTCTCCGTCGTCCTCGCCGCGACGGCCCTCGCCGCCGTCGGCTGCTCCGGCTCCGCCACCGATGCCGACACCTCGCCGAGGACCCCGACGGCGAAGGTGTCGACACCGCCCGTCCACGCCGGTGTGGATTACCAACTCGGCGGCGCCTACACCCCGCCGAAGGGCGTCTCCGTGGTCTCCCGCGACCACACGGCCTCGCCCGCCCCGGGCGTCTACAACATCTGCTACGTCAACGCGTTCCAGGCCCAGCCGGACGCGGAGGGGGACTGGGACGCCGACCTGCTGCTGCGGGACCGCTCCGGGAAGGTCGTCATGGACACGGACTGGGGCGAGGCGATGCTCGACATCGGGACCCCGGCCAAGCGCGCGCGGATCGCGGAGAAGGTGGACGACTGGATCGACTCGTGTGCCGACAAGGGATTCGACGCCGTCGAGCCGGACAACTACGACAGCTACACCCGCGCCCCGCACGGACTGCTGACCGCGGCCGACGCCGAGGCGTTCCAGACCCTGCTCGCCCGCCACGCGCATGCCCGGCACCTCGCCATCGCCCAGAAGAACACCCTCGAACTCGCCAAGGACCGCAAGCGGGTCGGCCTCGACTTCGCGGTGGTGGAGGAGTGCGGACAGTACGACGAATGCGGGTCCTACGTCGACGCGTTCGGCGACCACGTCATCGTCGTCGAGTACACCGAGAAGGGCATGAAGAGAGCCTGTGCGGGCTGGGGCGACCGGATCAGCATCGTACGGCGGGACCTCGACGTCACCCCGGCCGGCCACGACGGATACGTCCGCGAGACCTGCGACCGCTACTGA
- a CDS encoding phosphatase PAP2 family protein: MVVRATAQRVRDLRRRAADRRFGVHLLGSVTVAAVAAVPFGLLLVLVEGHWQPLRRLDAGAARQLNETALQHPAWTDVLRFLSDRVWDPVTLRTAVALLTVWLLYRRAWRLALWSAVTATAGGLIGLLVKVVVERARPSLEDPVAHAPGFSFPSGHAMTATTSFAILLLVLLPVVPRALRALCWCVSVVSVLGVGFTRIALGVHWFSDVVGGWLLGLAVVALTSWAFEAWRVDVGRGRTGVSGGLEPELVGVRPEAGASGRSGHDGSVRD; this comes from the coding sequence ATGGTGGTCCGTGCCACGGCGCAGCGCGTTCGTGACCTTCGTCGTCGGGCGGCCGACCGGAGATTCGGCGTCCACCTGCTCGGTTCGGTCACGGTCGCTGCCGTGGCCGCCGTCCCGTTCGGACTGTTGCTCGTCCTGGTCGAGGGGCACTGGCAGCCACTGCGTCGTCTCGACGCGGGCGCGGCACGGCAGTTGAACGAGACGGCCCTCCAACACCCGGCGTGGACGGACGTGTTGCGGTTTCTGTCCGACCGGGTGTGGGACCCGGTCACGCTGCGGACGGCCGTAGCGCTGTTGACCGTATGGCTGTTGTACCGCCGGGCCTGGCGGCTCGCCCTCTGGTCCGCCGTGACGGCCACGGCCGGCGGGCTCATCGGGCTCCTGGTCAAAGTGGTGGTCGAGCGGGCGAGACCGTCTTTGGAGGACCCGGTCGCGCACGCGCCGGGGTTCTCCTTCCCCTCCGGACACGCGATGACCGCGACGACGTCGTTCGCGATTCTGCTGCTGGTCCTGTTGCCCGTGGTGCCGCGTGCTTTGCGGGCGCTGTGCTGGTGCGTCTCGGTCGTGTCCGTCCTCGGCGTCGGTTTCACCCGGATCGCGCTCGGTGTCCATTGGTTCAGTGATGTTGTGGGCGGTTGGCTCCTGGGTCTCGCGGTCGTTGCTCTCACCAGTTGGGCCTTCGAGGCCTGGCGCGTCGACGTGGGGCGTGGACGTACCGGGGTGAGTGGGGGATTGGAGCCTGAACTTGTCGGCGTCCGGCCCGAAGCCGGCGCCTCGGGCCGGAGCGGTCACGATGGATCTGTACGGGACTGA
- a CDS encoding TetR/AcrR family transcriptional regulator: MGRPRNFDESEVLRAARDQFWSTGYAAARVDDIAAATGLGKGSLYGAFGDKHQLFLRTYADYCAGLVEAVRRALDGPDADAYERLRAHVMKVAEATAADVSRRGCLLAKGAAELSEQDPAVAATAGRTFAAIEELLTSCVAGAQRAGAIAPDADPARLAGLLLAVLRGIEALGKGGGSPDSLRAIAETALAVLPRP, from the coding sequence ATGGGACGACCCCGAAACTTCGATGAGAGCGAGGTCCTGCGCGCCGCCAGGGACCAGTTCTGGTCGACCGGATACGCGGCCGCGCGGGTGGACGACATCGCCGCCGCCACCGGCCTGGGCAAGGGCAGCCTCTACGGCGCTTTCGGCGACAAGCACCAGTTGTTCCTGCGCACCTACGCCGACTACTGCGCCGGGCTGGTCGAGGCCGTGCGCCGGGCGCTCGACGGCCCGGACGCCGACGCGTACGAACGGCTGCGCGCGCATGTGATGAAGGTGGCCGAGGCCACCGCCGCGGACGTCAGCCGACGGGGCTGCCTGCTCGCCAAGGGCGCCGCCGAGCTGTCGGAACAGGACCCGGCCGTCGCGGCGACGGCCGGCCGGACGTTCGCGGCCATCGAGGAACTGCTCACCTCCTGCGTCGCGGGAGCGCAACGCGCGGGTGCTATCGCGCCGGACGCGGACCCGGCCCGGCTCGCCGGGCTCCTGCTGGCCGTGCTGCGCGGCATCGAAGCGCTGGGCAAGGGCGGCGGTAGCCCCGACTCACTTCGGGCGATCGCCGAAACGGCCCTGGCGGTCCTGCCACGGCCGTAG
- a CDS encoding diacylglycerol kinase family protein — protein MSTAVPGRAVGAAGEEPEVVGPGGSPVLPRGTGRAAARIGVLTVCQAALLVGFGLLITGPARNVWPLTVEDHVNEGFERIRTGPLTTLSYLGSEAGNTLTVIAVTLVSCVALLLVPRLPMWRQAVFLTFAVSLQALVFLAVTESVDRTRPHVHRLDASPPTSSYTSGHTGAATALYAGLAVLVLSRVRRPWRWPLAGLLFLLPVVVGVSRLYRGMHHPTDVIGGMANGALSLLIVGRALFTDGAVVAVPSPRTALTDAKAGVEDREPGSTAVIFNPTVTGEADREKLRRVLEQHGHRAPEFTETTADDPGTGQAAGAVRGGAKLVVVCGGDGTIRAVADALAGTGVPLVVVPCGTGNLLARNLGLPLTPAGALDAALSGAPHRLDLGRIAGDGLAPTHFAAMSGAGLDAAMLEHTDARAKSAVGWLAYVLATVGTLRTPRMRLTVRLDDGPVLHRTARMVLLANVGTVQGGLTLLPAARPDDGLLDLLILDPRGPAGWLSALGTLIRGRGRSERPSTLDTLAPDGTGTKGVPVEFRTFRRAELTFAVPQSRELDGDPVSHGRSLTAEVSPGALTVLLPAREK, from the coding sequence ATGTCGACCGCCGTGCCGGGAAGAGCAGTTGGAGCGGCTGGGGAAGAACCTGAGGTGGTAGGGCCGGGCGGTTCGCCTGTTCTGCCCCGCGGTACCGGGCGTGCCGCGGCGCGCATCGGTGTACTGACCGTCTGTCAGGCCGCTCTGCTGGTGGGCTTCGGGCTTCTGATCACGGGCCCCGCCCGGAACGTGTGGCCGTTGACGGTCGAGGATCACGTCAACGAGGGGTTCGAGCGGATCCGTACGGGCCCGCTCACCACCCTGTCGTACCTCGGCTCCGAGGCGGGCAACACGCTCACGGTCATCGCCGTCACCTTGGTGAGTTGCGTGGCGCTGTTGCTCGTACCCCGGCTGCCGATGTGGCGTCAGGCGGTCTTCCTCACCTTCGCCGTCTCGCTCCAGGCACTGGTGTTCCTGGCCGTCACCGAGTCGGTGGACCGGACCCGCCCGCATGTGCACCGCCTCGACGCCTCCCCGCCGACGTCCAGTTACACCTCAGGCCACACCGGCGCGGCCACCGCGCTGTACGCCGGGCTCGCGGTGCTCGTGTTGTCCCGGGTGCGCAGGCCGTGGCGGTGGCCGCTGGCCGGGCTGCTGTTCCTCCTACCGGTGGTCGTCGGTGTCTCCCGGCTCTACCGGGGCATGCACCACCCCACTGATGTGATCGGCGGAATGGCCAACGGTGCCTTGTCCCTGTTGATCGTCGGCCGTGCCCTGTTCACCGACGGGGCCGTGGTCGCCGTCCCCTCGCCGCGCACCGCACTCACCGACGCGAAAGCCGGGGTCGAGGACCGCGAGCCCGGCAGCACCGCCGTGATCTTCAACCCCACGGTGACCGGCGAGGCCGATCGGGAGAAACTGCGCCGCGTCCTCGAACAACACGGCCACCGCGCACCGGAGTTCACCGAGACCACGGCCGACGACCCAGGCACCGGTCAGGCCGCCGGCGCGGTCCGTGGCGGAGCGAAACTGGTCGTGGTCTGCGGCGGCGACGGAACCATCAGGGCGGTCGCCGACGCCCTGGCCGGCACCGGCGTACCGCTCGTCGTGGTGCCCTGCGGCACCGGGAACCTGCTGGCCCGCAATCTCGGCCTGCCGCTCACCCCCGCCGGCGCGCTCGACGCCGCGCTGTCCGGAGCTCCGCACCGCCTCGACCTCGGCCGTATCGCGGGAGACGGTCTCGCCCCCACCCACTTCGCCGCGATGTCCGGGGCCGGGCTCGACGCCGCGATGCTGGAACATACCGACGCCCGCGCCAAGTCCGCCGTCGGCTGGCTCGCGTACGTACTCGCCACCGTCGGCACGCTGCGCACACCTCGCATGCGGCTGACGGTCCGTCTCGACGACGGGCCCGTCCTGCACCGTACGGCCCGCATGGTGCTCCTCGCCAACGTCGGCACCGTACAAGGCGGTCTCACGCTGCTCCCGGCGGCCCGCCCCGACGACGGACTGCTCGACCTGCTTATCCTCGACCCGCGCGGCCCCGCCGGTTGGCTGAGCGCCCTGGGCACCCTGATACGCGGCCGCGGGCGAAGCGAGCGGCCCTCGACCCTGGACACCCTCGCCCCCGACGGCACCGGCACGAAGGGCGTACCGGTGGAGTTCCGCACCTTCCGGCGGGCCGAACTCACCTTCGCCGTACCGCAGTCGCGTGAACTCGACGGCGACCCGGTGTCCCACGGCCGGAGTCTCACCGCCGAGGTCAGCCCCGGCGCGCTGACCGTGCTGCTGCCCGCCCGGGAGAAGTGA
- a CDS encoding SDR family NAD(P)-dependent oxidoreductase, producing the protein MPSMNGKTALVTGASSGIGRAIAQRFADDGARVYLTGRRKDELEAAAQAIGPDAVAVPADVSRAADLDRVMDVIRADGHRLDAVVANAGLGDGARLQDVTEEQFDFVFGVNTKGSLLTVQKSLPLLAEPASVILLASSTIHQGADRMGVYAASKAAVRSLGRTWAAELAPRGIRVNVITPGPIATPAIDRIADRLGQSAQDFHGVLAADIPLRRMGRPEEVAALAAFLAGPESSFITGAEHFVDGGLVQV; encoded by the coding sequence ATGCCCTCCATGAACGGAAAGACCGCCCTCGTCACCGGAGCCTCCAGCGGAATCGGCCGGGCCATAGCCCAGCGCTTCGCCGACGACGGCGCCCGCGTCTACCTGACCGGCCGCCGCAAGGACGAACTCGAAGCCGCAGCGCAGGCCATCGGTCCCGATGCGGTCGCCGTACCCGCCGATGTCTCCCGCGCCGCCGACCTCGACCGCGTCATGGACGTCATCCGCGCCGACGGGCACCGGCTCGACGCCGTCGTGGCCAACGCCGGCCTGGGCGACGGCGCCCGCCTCCAGGACGTCACGGAGGAGCAGTTCGACTTCGTCTTCGGCGTCAACACCAAAGGCAGCCTGCTGACCGTGCAGAAGTCACTGCCTCTCCTCGCCGAGCCCGCCTCGGTGATCCTGCTGGCGTCCTCCACCATCCACCAGGGCGCCGACCGGATGGGCGTATACGCCGCCTCCAAGGCCGCCGTACGCAGCTTGGGCCGGACCTGGGCCGCGGAACTGGCCCCACGTGGCATCCGCGTCAACGTCATCACGCCCGGCCCCATCGCCACCCCCGCCATCGACCGTATAGCCGACCGACTCGGCCAGAGCGCGCAGGACTTCCACGGCGTGCTGGCCGCGGACATCCCGTTGCGCCGCATGGGCCGCCCCGAAGAGGTTGCCGCACTCGCCGCCTTTCTCGCCGGACCCGAAAGCTCCTTCATCACCGGCGCCGAGCACTTCGTCGACGGCGGACTGGTCCAGGTCTGA
- a CDS encoding cyclase family protein: MSPVGSTEVLDEYIARLSRWGRWGEDDQFGALNLVGAEQVRAAAALVRDGKVVSLTLPYDQNGPQPGGLRTNPHLIATATGTDHLAGTQDEVLSALGPAGGFGFADDLVVMGTQCGTQWDALSHIFYKGRMWNGYSAAEHTSRGAARNGIQHWSDRLVLRGVLVDLPAHFGVGSLDPGYPITVDDLEHALSAQGSAVRPGDALLVRTGQLTARRGEWGDYAGGPAPGLSLHTAPWLYEREIAAVATDTWGVEVRPNEIDALQPLHLVALVHMGLAFGEIFDLDALAADCAADHRYEFLLAATPLPITGAVGSPVSAVAIK, from the coding sequence GTGAGCCCGGTGGGCTCGACGGAGGTCCTCGACGAGTACATCGCCCGGCTGAGCCGCTGGGGCCGCTGGGGCGAGGACGACCAGTTCGGCGCGCTGAACCTCGTCGGCGCCGAACAGGTTCGCGCCGCCGCCGCGCTGGTCCGCGACGGCAAGGTCGTCTCACTGACGCTGCCTTACGACCAGAACGGGCCGCAGCCCGGCGGACTGCGCACCAATCCCCATCTGATCGCCACCGCGACCGGCACCGACCACCTCGCCGGAACCCAGGACGAGGTGCTGTCCGCCCTCGGGCCCGCCGGCGGATTCGGCTTCGCCGACGACCTGGTCGTCATGGGCACCCAGTGCGGCACGCAGTGGGACGCGCTCTCGCACATCTTCTACAAGGGCCGGATGTGGAACGGCTACAGCGCGGCCGAGCACACCTCGCGCGGTGCGGCACGCAACGGCATCCAGCACTGGAGCGACCGCCTGGTGCTGCGCGGGGTGCTGGTGGACCTGCCCGCCCACTTCGGCGTCGGCAGTCTGGATCCGGGCTACCCGATCACCGTCGACGATCTCGAACACGCGCTCTCGGCACAGGGCTCCGCCGTGCGCCCGGGGGACGCCCTGCTGGTCCGCACCGGGCAGTTGACCGCACGGCGCGGTGAGTGGGGTGACTACGCGGGCGGACCGGCACCGGGACTGTCCCTGCACACGGCGCCCTGGCTGTACGAGCGGGAGATCGCCGCCGTCGCGACCGACACCTGGGGCGTGGAGGTGCGCCCGAACGAGATCGACGCCCTGCAACCGCTGCATCTGGTCGCCCTCGTCCACATGGGTCTGGCCTTCGGCGAGATCTTCGACCTCGACGCCCTGGCCGCCGACTGCGCCGCCGACCACCGCTACGAGTTCTTGCTCGCCGCCACACCGCTGCCGATCACCGGCGCGGTCGGATCCCCGGTCTCGGCGGTGGCGATCAAATGA